The genomic interval cttctttatcTAGTATGCCtatatatatctgtatgaaTGCATGCTATAACTAGACAGGAGGCATATGGTTTCATTTAACAGTACCAATGTATCCATTGATTAAGGCATATACAACATGGTCATACCGTCTTCAAACCTCCTTCGGAGTGCACATTGGCGCCAGATTCGTGCATCGTGTGTCCTCCCTGGCCACATCACTACTGCTGATGTAATCCTATATGAGGCATCACATACAGCCTGAAATATACACAGTTTGatatttgtgatttcaaaaatgctaaattacatataattcaaatcagttcaataaatgttatgttaaatatacCTTTATAATTGAGTACAAACTCAAGGATTAAGATGGTTATGGTAAATGACTTCAACATCTTGGAAAATGGATaacattcaattcaattaaattcaatttacCTGCACATTTATTGTAGGAATTCCTTTCCTCCCAATGTAATCCTCTGGATTGGCCGATGGCTTCTTTATCGAAACATGGGTGCAATCAATTACCCCGACAACGTTGGGAAAGCCTGAAACATGATCATGTATAACTTTAGACTAAGtaagatttttttgttattggccCCAGTCTTAGGTGTTCAGAAAAGAGGAACTGTATACCATCTGTTACTATCAATGGCTCCTGAAAAAACATAGTAAAACTGTAATGTATTGAAATTCACACTCAGACTTTTACATCAAATGAGGAATTGgatcatttatcaatattttatatattagttAATTCTTTCAATACTgatgaaatacatgtagaacTCCTTGTACATGTCATTATAActtattttactaaaatatttacagtatatCAACAGTAAcatttgcattgaaatgaagGAATATGTCAAACAGacacaatttcatttatatcagtTATTGTCATGCTTAAAAATCACTTGTCAAGACTTTTTTATCATTGCttacttcatacatgtatacataaaaccaggtaaacataaacatacatgtattcatgacAGAAAGAGTGAAAAAGACTATAGGTGAGCTATTTTTAGGTTAACCTACATAACAGGGTACAAGGTTTACGTCCCACTAGGAATACTCTCCTTCATGGAGGTGAcgtaaacaacattttttagcTGAGTAATTCCTTTAAagtttaagcttaagaagtgAATATTTAGTGGATATTACATACCAGCCATGGCACCGAACTGCTGCTTCACTTGACGGACACGATCACCGGAGGGGAAGCTGATATACCGGTCTGCAAGAGCAGAAAGCACCTGTCCAACCTGGCGGCAAACTCTGCTAACTGTGGGCTGGCTCAGGTTGACAGTGTCACCGACAGTCAACTGGAAAGCTCCTGTGGCCAAAAATCGCAGATAGCTTAAAACGCACAACACCAAAGGTATGGCGAAACATCTGCCTGTGTCCCGGGCAGCTGCCTGGCATAAA from Mya arenaria isolate MELC-2E11 chromosome 7, ASM2691426v1 carries:
- the LOC128241099 gene encoding putative nuclease HARBI1, whose amino-acid sequence is MAAGHRAIVRDRMFLRQVPRPRVFRDRSNPLENLREEEIFARYRFRPDTIYFIVDLCQAAARDTGRCFAIPLVLCVLSYLRFLATGAFQLTVGDTVNLSQPTVSRVCRQVGQVLSALADRYISFPSGDRVRQVKQQFGAMAGFPNVVGVIDCTHVSIKKPSANPEDYIGRKGIPTINVQAVCDASYRITSAVVMWPGRTHDARIWRQCALRRRFEDGDMHGFLLADSGYACTRYMLTPYMNPVGEAQARYNGALCRTRVTVEQTFGILKQRFQVPRS